Proteins from a genomic interval of Fusarium oxysporum Fo47 chromosome I, complete sequence:
- a CDS encoding ribosomal protein S8e/ribosomal biogenesis NSA2 has protein sequence MPQNEYMERWRKLHGRRLDHEERVRKRTAREGHKASQDAQNLRGLRAKLYQQKRHKEKIQMKKAIKAHEERNVKTADEKEPTTPMPSYLLDRTNPSTAKALSSAIKNKRAEKAAKFAVPLPKVRGISEEEMFKVVKTGKKIQKKAWKRMVTKPTFVGPDFTRRNPKHERFIRPMGLRYKKANVTHPELGVTVQLPIISVKKNPQNPLYTQLGVLTKGTVIEVNVSELGLVTAGGKVVWGRYAQVTNNPENEGCINSVLLV, from the coding sequence ACGAGTATATGGAAAGATGGCGAAAGCTACACGGTCGCCGTCTTGATCATGAGGAACGAGTTCGCAAGCGTACCGCCCGTGAGGGCCACAAAGCCTCTCAGGATGCCCAGAACCTGCGTGGTCTCCGAGCCAAGCTGTACCAGCAGAAGCGACATAAGGAGAAGAttcagatgaagaaggccatcaAGGCGCACGAGGAGCGCAACGTCAAGACCGCGGACGAGAAGGAGCCCACAACACCTATGCCCTCTTACCTGTTGGACCGCACAAACCCCTCGACTGCCAAGGCTCTCAGCAGcgccatcaagaacaagcgaGCTGAGAAGGCGGCCAAGTTTGCCGTTCCCCTGCCCAAGGTCCGAGGTATcagcgaggaggagatgttcaaggttgtcaagaccggcaagAAGATCCAAAAGAAGGCCTGGAAGCGCATGGTCACCAAGCCTACCTTTGTTGGACCCGACTTCACTCGACGCAACCCCAAGCACGAGCGCTTCATTCGACCTATGGGTCTCCGTTATAAGAAGGCCAATGTCACACACCCCGAGCTTGGTGTCACTGTCCAGCTCCCCATCATTAGCGTCAAGAAGAACCCCCAGAACCCTCTTTACACCCAGCTGGGTGTTTTGACCAAGGGTACCGTTATCGAGGTCAACGTCAGCGAACTTGGTCTCGTCACCGCCGGCGGAAAGGTCGTCTGGGGTCGCTATGCGCAGGTTACTAACAACCCGGAGAATGAGGGCTGCATCAACAGTGTCTTGCTGGTGTAA